In Paenibacillus sp. FSL M7-0420, a single genomic region encodes these proteins:
- a CDS encoding ATP-grasp domain-containing protein, with the protein MKHLLLVESNESIAGIQACKEMGYTVTLLTQNIQHYLKGQPLESHPLRLVDYIHEVDTFNEEAVVDFVKAYHQANPLTGVMSFAEFYVVQATAAAHAIGVPTMQPLAAKNARNKYKSREICVQSGVPVPRSLLAGSVEEACRHAHSMGYPCIVKPCDGAMSIGVVFINNERELRQAYESYVNNRNFGRNLYGSTDVLIEEYAAGPLVSVEMVTYQGQDHLIGITDRRLVGFPYFVETGASFPVRLNHEAEIVEVVRRGLHALGVDFGPTHTEVALTPEGPKIIEFNPRMVGGPVPEMIKYATGIDLPREVLRMHMGEAPELTPSVTRGAASREFCSPVDGRLIEVTGLKELEGRADILRSHFIAAGREVSFPRSNFDWIGRVMVGGDDAEQAEQKCSEIQNTIGLHIAARPIS; encoded by the coding sequence ATGAAGCACCTGTTATTAGTGGAAAGCAATGAGTCTATCGCAGGTATCCAGGCCTGCAAGGAGATGGGGTACACCGTAACGTTGCTGACCCAGAATATTCAGCATTACCTGAAGGGTCAGCCGCTGGAGTCCCATCCGCTCCGGTTGGTAGATTACATTCATGAAGTGGACACCTTTAATGAAGAAGCTGTGGTTGACTTTGTCAAAGCGTACCATCAAGCGAACCCTTTGACCGGAGTGATGTCTTTTGCGGAATTCTATGTGGTTCAGGCAACAGCTGCGGCGCATGCGATTGGTGTGCCGACCATGCAGCCGCTGGCGGCCAAGAATGCCCGGAATAAATATAAATCCAGAGAAATCTGCGTTCAGAGCGGCGTTCCGGTTCCCCGTTCACTGCTCGCAGGCAGTGTGGAGGAAGCTTGCAGACATGCCCATTCCATGGGTTATCCCTGTATCGTTAAGCCGTGTGACGGGGCTATGAGTATTGGGGTGGTCTTTATCAACAATGAGCGAGAGCTGCGCCAGGCTTACGAGAGCTATGTGAACAACAGGAATTTTGGGCGTAATCTCTATGGAAGTACGGATGTGCTCATTGAGGAATATGCAGCCGGGCCTCTGGTCAGTGTGGAGATGGTCACTTATCAAGGGCAGGATCACCTGATCGGGATTACGGACCGCCGTCTGGTTGGATTTCCCTATTTTGTAGAGACTGGCGCCAGCTTTCCGGTTCGGCTAAACCATGAGGCGGAGATCGTGGAGGTGGTCCGCCGGGGACTGCATGCGCTTGGGGTTGACTTTGGCCCCACACATACAGAGGTTGCTCTCACTCCTGAAGGTCCCAAGATTATCGAATTCAATCCGCGGATGGTAGGCGGGCCTGTTCCGGAGATGATTAAATACGCAACCGGCATTGACCTGCCGCGTGAAGTGCTTCGTATGCATATGGGGGAGGCCCCGGAGTTGACGCCGAGCGTCACGCGTGGTGCTGCTTCACGGGAATTCTGTTCCCCGGTTGACGGGAGGCTGATCGAGGTTACGGGGCTTAAGGAATTAGAGGGGCGTGCGGACATTCTGCGATCGCATTTCATTGCTGCCGGGCGCGAGGTGTCCTTTCCGAGATCTAATTTTGACTGGATTGGCAGAGTGATGGTTGGAGGGGACGATGCAGAGCAGGCTGAGCAGAAGTGCAGTGAAATCCAGAATACGATCGGCTTGCATATTGCAGCCAGACCTATAAGCTGA